A window of Mangifera indica cultivar Alphonso chromosome 13, CATAS_Mindica_2.1, whole genome shotgun sequence contains these coding sequences:
- the LOC123193993 gene encoding ABC transporter I family member 1, protein MSLRKPPLPRLLLNNVSCMRNAQQILRHVNVSLHDGGALVLTGTNGSGKSTFLRMLAGFNRPSAGKILWNGHDITKSGVFHQYKLQLNWMSLKDAVKEKETLLMNVEWFELLEGKQGNSLPALELMGLGRLAKDKARMLSMGQRKRLQLARLLAIDRPIWLLDEPSVALDDEGVRLLEYIIAEHRKKGGIVIVATHLPIQIEDAMNLRLPPRFPRRMTFVDMLDRSDVQ, encoded by the coding sequence ATGTCTCTAAGGAAACCCCCACTTCCAAGGCTGCTCCTCAACAATGTTTCTTGTATGCGAAATGCTCAACAAATCTTGCGGCATGTGAATGTCTCTCTTCATGATGGTGGGGCGCTTGTGTTGACAGGCACCAATGGCTCAGGAAAGAGTACATTCCTTCGGATGTTGGCTGGATTCAATAGACCTTCAGCCGGCAAGATTCTTTGGAATGGTCATGATATCACAAAATCAGGAGTCTTCCACCAGTATAAGCTTCAACTCAACTGGATGTCACTCAAAGATGCTGTGAAGGAGAAGGAGACACTCCTTATGAATGTTGAGTGGTTCGAACTTCTCGAAGGCAAACAAGGGAACTCTCTGCCTGCTTTGGAGCTAATGGGGCTTGGAAGATTGGCAAAGGATAAAGCAAGAATGCTTTCAATGGGGCAAAGAAAAAGGTTGCAGCTAGCAAGGTTGCTTGCAATTGATCGCCCAATTTGGTTGCTTGATGAGCCTTCTGTTGCATTGGATGACGAAGGGGTGAGGCTGCTCGAGTATATCATTGCGGAGCACAGAAAGAAGGGTGGCATTGTGATTGTCGCAACACATTTACCAATTCAGATTGAGGATGCCATGAATCTGAGGCTTCCACCCAGGTTCCCTAGGCGAATGACCTTTGTCGATATGCTTGATCGCTCAGACGTACAATAA